The following proteins are co-located in the Alcaligenes faecalis genome:
- the fliF gene encoding flagellar basal-body MS-ring/collar protein FliF, whose translation MSQTAQLLNKLPGYDTLRALPKVVLIGLGAALIALIVALLLWSRGPAYQVLFSNLDDRDGGAIVSALGQMNVPYQFNSNGTAILVPQDRVHDVRMQMASQGLPRSGNAGFELLDQSRFGASQFTEQVTYQRALEGELANSIKAVHAVKEARVHLAMPRETLFVRDRQSPTASVVLSLYPGRDLSEGQVSAISWLISSSVPNLQADKVSIIDQNGRLLTAPTGEMGADNQQRNFVNDIEYRAVQRILTLLNPLVGAGNVRAQVTAEVDFSRREHTSEVYKPNQLPGQAAVRSQQTSSSLQRNPQQPQGVPGALSNQAPNNAVANLVNPPAAPNQPQTPATDPANAATQTTNAANATAAGTDPSLVSLAEQARLLQNTGNARNDSTVNYEVDRTISHVKGPLGQLSRLSVAVVVNYRDTDQDKQPLDQAELDKISDLVKQAVGYSAERGDSLSVVNGQFNEQGDMDTPFWKNPEYRELAMELVKYLVFAFILFMAWRIVINPIIQGLIQAKAVADARVERQKEESAREQAAEQRAAEMSRYEENLNTARTMAHDDPRAVAMVLRSWLNKDEKNENG comes from the coding sequence ATGAGTCAGACCGCACAGTTGCTGAACAAACTTCCTGGCTACGACACGCTACGCGCCCTACCCAAAGTGGTGCTGATCGGGCTGGGAGCTGCACTGATTGCGCTGATTGTCGCCCTATTGCTGTGGAGCCGTGGGCCTGCTTACCAGGTTCTGTTCTCCAATCTGGATGATCGTGATGGCGGTGCGATTGTCTCGGCCCTGGGCCAGATGAACGTACCCTACCAATTCAACAGCAACGGCACCGCCATTCTGGTGCCGCAGGATCGAGTGCATGATGTGCGCATGCAAATGGCCTCGCAAGGTTTGCCACGCAGTGGCAATGCCGGTTTCGAGCTGCTCGACCAAAGTCGCTTTGGCGCCAGCCAGTTCACTGAGCAAGTCACGTATCAACGTGCCCTGGAAGGCGAACTGGCCAATTCCATCAAGGCTGTGCACGCCGTCAAGGAAGCGCGTGTTCACCTGGCCATGCCACGTGAAACCTTGTTTGTGCGCGATCGCCAGTCCCCCACCGCCTCGGTCGTGCTGTCTCTGTACCCAGGCCGCGACCTGAGCGAGGGCCAGGTTTCCGCCATCAGTTGGCTGATCTCTTCCAGCGTACCCAATCTGCAGGCCGACAAGGTTTCCATCATTGACCAAAACGGCCGTTTGCTGACAGCCCCCACCGGAGAGATGGGCGCTGATAATCAGCAACGCAATTTTGTAAACGATATTGAGTACCGCGCTGTCCAACGCATTTTGACCCTGCTCAATCCTCTGGTCGGTGCTGGCAACGTGCGTGCCCAAGTCACCGCCGAAGTGGACTTCTCGCGCCGCGAACACACGTCCGAAGTCTACAAGCCCAACCAGTTGCCCGGTCAGGCTGCGGTACGTAGTCAGCAGACCAGCTCGTCTCTGCAACGCAACCCGCAACAGCCCCAAGGCGTACCCGGTGCCCTGAGCAATCAGGCCCCCAACAATGCCGTCGCCAATCTGGTGAACCCGCCTGCTGCGCCGAATCAGCCCCAGACCCCGGCGACCGACCCGGCCAATGCGGCGACACAAACCACCAATGCCGCGAACGCGACTGCTGCCGGTACGGACCCCTCTCTGGTGTCCCTGGCCGAGCAAGCCCGTTTGCTGCAAAACACGGGCAATGCGCGTAACGACTCCACCGTGAACTACGAAGTGGATCGCACCATCAGCCACGTCAAAGGCCCCTTGGGCCAATTAAGCCGCCTGTCGGTGGCCGTGGTGGTGAACTACCGCGATACCGACCAGGACAAGCAGCCGCTGGATCAGGCAGAACTGGACAAGATCAGCGATCTGGTCAAGCAAGCCGTTGGTTACTCGGCTGAACGAGGCGATAGCCTGAGCGTGGTGAACGGACAGTTCAACGAGCAAGGCGATATGGATACCCCCTTCTGGAAAAATCCGGAGTACCGCGAGCTCGCTATGGAACTGGTCAAATATCTGGTCTTTGCATTCATTTTGTTCATGGCGTGGCGCATCGTCATCAACCCCATCATCCAGGGCCTGATCCAGGCCAAGGCGGTCGCTGACGCACGCGTCGAACGCCAGAAGGAAGAATCCGCTCGCGAGCAGGCCGCCGAACAACGCGCCGCCGAGATGAGTCGCTACGAAGAGAATCTGAACACCGCCCGCACAATGGCTCACGATGACCCACGCGCTGTGGCTATGGTGTTGCGCTCCTGGTTAAACAAAGATGAAAAAAATGAAAACGGCTAA
- the fliM gene encoding flagellar motor switch protein FliM — protein MSYQSFLSQDEVDALLAGVTGEGADTKPLNENLTGVRAYDLTSPDRVVRHRMQTLELINERFARRLRSTMLSFMRRNADITVGSIRIQKYSDFERNLPVPSNLNMVSLKPLRGVSLFTFDPNLVFLIIDSLFGGHGRYNTRVEGRDFTTTEQRIIQRLLTLTLESYCGAWESIYPLEAEYMRSEMHTKFASISSSNDIVVVTSFNIEFGAQGGNLNICLPYSMIEPVRDLLTRPLQDKGTNDIDQRWTHQLSRQVRSAEVELIANFVNIDMTIAELTQLKVNDVLPIEIPTLIEAHVDGVPILECHYGTSGGHYSLRVENILATHDSDLTKGKSL, from the coding sequence ATGTCGTATCAGAGCTTCCTATCCCAAGACGAAGTCGATGCACTGCTGGCCGGTGTAACCGGCGAAGGCGCTGACACCAAGCCCTTGAACGAAAACCTGACTGGCGTACGGGCCTATGACCTGACCTCGCCAGACCGGGTAGTGCGTCACCGCATGCAGACTCTGGAGCTGATCAACGAGCGTTTTGCCCGTCGCTTGCGCTCGACCATGCTCAGCTTCATGCGCCGCAATGCGGACATTACGGTCGGCTCCATTCGTATTCAGAAGTACTCGGACTTCGAGCGCAACCTGCCCGTGCCCAGCAACCTGAACATGGTTTCCTTAAAGCCCTTGCGGGGCGTGTCGCTGTTTACCTTCGACCCGAACCTGGTCTTTTTGATTATCGACAGCCTGTTTGGTGGCCATGGCCGCTACAACACCCGTGTCGAAGGCCGCGATTTCACCACCACCGAACAGCGCATCATCCAGCGTTTGCTGACCCTGACCCTGGAGAGCTACTGCGGTGCCTGGGAGTCCATCTACCCGCTGGAAGCGGAGTACATGCGCTCGGAGATGCACACCAAGTTTGCCAGCATCAGCAGCAGCAATGACATTGTGGTGGTGACCTCCTTCAATATTGAATTTGGTGCCCAGGGCGGCAACCTGAACATCTGCCTGCCCTACTCCATGATCGAGCCAGTGCGCGACCTTCTGACGCGTCCCTTGCAGGACAAAGGCACCAATGACATTGACCAGCGTTGGACTCACCAGCTCTCGCGCCAGGTGCGTAGCGCCGAGGTCGAACTGATTGCCAACTTCGTCAACATAGACATGACGATTGCCGAGCTGACCCAGCTCAAGGTCAATGATGTGTTGCCGATTGAAATCCCCACCCTTATTGAAGCCCACGTGGATGGCGTACCCATTCTGGAATGCCACTACGGCACCTCCGGCGGCCACTACTCTTTGCGGGTAGAAAACATCTTGGCCACCCACGACAGCGATTTGACGAAAGGTAAGTCCCTATGA
- the fliE gene encoding flagellar hook-basal body complex protein FliE — protein MSISNLSSIENLLAQMRAVAQAAGASSSVSTSASSAAPGGFAAELARSLNRVSQAQNEASAQAQAFEMGEPGVSLNDVMIDLQKASVGFQATVQLRNRLVAAYQEIASMPV, from the coding sequence ATGTCGATTTCCAATCTTTCCAGCATTGAAAACCTTTTGGCTCAAATGCGCGCGGTTGCGCAAGCGGCCGGAGCTTCCAGTTCTGTGTCCACCTCGGCCAGCAGCGCCGCCCCTGGTGGCTTTGCCGCCGAGCTGGCCCGCTCCTTGAACCGGGTGTCCCAGGCACAAAATGAAGCCAGCGCCCAGGCCCAGGCCTTTGAAATGGGCGAACCCGGCGTTTCGTTAAATGACGTGATGATTGACCTGCAAAAAGCCAGCGTCGGTTTTCAGGCCACCGTTCAGTTACGCAACCGCTTAGTGGCCGCCTACCAAGAAATTGCCAGTATGCCGGTATAA
- the fliP gene encoding flagellar type III secretion system pore protein FliP (The bacterial flagellar biogenesis protein FliP forms a type III secretion system (T3SS)-type pore required for flagellar assembly.), producing the protein MTALLSPAQRIGLLVLLALMGLLLPSQTWAQAVPAITSTAGPNGSQTWSLSIQTLAMLTMMSFLPAALLMMTGFTRVIIVLGLLRNAMGTGTAPPNMVLVGLALFLTFFVMSPVFDQVYQDAYKPLSENKISFETALEQGAQPLKTFMLHQTREADLKLFGDMAGVAELQTPEDVPLRVLVPAFVTSELKTAFQIGFTIFIPFLIIDLVIASVLMSLGMMMVPPVTISLPFKLMLFVLADGWHLLLGSLARSFYQ; encoded by the coding sequence ATGACCGCACTCCTCTCCCCCGCTCAACGCATCGGCCTGCTCGTGCTTTTGGCCTTGATGGGCCTGCTCCTGCCGTCCCAGACCTGGGCCCAGGCTGTTCCGGCCATTACCAGCACAGCCGGCCCCAACGGTTCGCAAACCTGGTCGCTCAGCATCCAGACACTGGCCATGCTGACCATGATGTCCTTTTTGCCAGCCGCCTTGCTGATGATGACCGGCTTTACCCGCGTCATCATTGTGCTGGGGCTGCTGCGAAATGCGATGGGTACGGGCACAGCACCGCCCAATATGGTGTTGGTGGGCCTGGCCCTGTTTCTGACCTTCTTTGTCATGTCACCCGTGTTTGATCAGGTGTATCAGGACGCCTACAAACCCTTGTCGGAGAACAAGATCAGCTTTGAAACCGCGCTGGAGCAAGGCGCCCAACCCCTGAAAACCTTTATGCTGCATCAAACCCGCGAGGCGGATTTGAAGCTGTTTGGCGATATGGCGGGCGTGGCTGAACTGCAAACCCCGGAAGACGTCCCCTTGCGCGTGCTGGTGCCCGCCTTTGTCACCAGCGAGCTGAAAACTGCCTTCCAGATCGGTTTTACGATTTTCATTCCCTTTCTGATTATTGACCTGGTCATTGCCAGCGTCCTGATGTCCCTGGGGATGATGATGGTCCCGCCCGTAACCATCTCACTGCCCTTTAAGCTCATGCTGTTTGTGCTGGCCGATGGTTGGCATCTGTTGCTCGGCTCCCTGGCCCGCAGCTTCTACCAATAA
- the fliJ gene encoding flagellar export protein FliJ: protein MKANASLHTLVDLSQNNVDEAARHLQELRAERDAAHSQLEMLQTYRQDYAQRLLNVGQTGVTMANYHNFRRFIVTLDQAISQQNSVIQALEEKMEQGRQLWYGHQQRLKAYETLIDRRLQTQHVQQQRMEQRNSDEIAARLFTRSQTAY, encoded by the coding sequence ATGAAAGCCAACGCCTCTTTACATACGCTGGTCGATCTCAGTCAAAACAATGTGGACGAGGCGGCCCGCCATTTGCAGGAGCTGCGCGCCGAGCGCGATGCCGCTCATTCGCAACTGGAGATGTTGCAGACCTATCGCCAGGACTACGCCCAGCGCCTGCTCAATGTAGGCCAAACAGGGGTAACCATGGCGAACTACCACAATTTCCGCCGCTTTATCGTGACATTGGACCAGGCTATTTCCCAGCAAAATAGTGTTATCCAAGCGCTGGAAGAGAAAATGGAGCAAGGACGCCAGCTCTGGTATGGCCACCAGCAACGCTTGAAGGCCTATGAAACCTTGATTGACCGCCGGCTCCAGACCCAACACGTCCAGCAACAAAGAATGGAACAACGAAACAGCGATGAAATCGCTGCTCGTCTCTTTACCCGTAGCCAGACCGCCTATTAA
- the fliH gene encoding flagellar assembly protein FliH, with amino-acid sequence MSSQRKASAYSELQESWSRWQMQGLDDPVVTPEPEEPEFVPPTQEELQRDLENQRSQAQEEGHTQGYQAGFNQGHTAGLAAGQESGHAQGYEAGMAAGMAKAQEQIDQYIKEFVALNQNCAQSIEKMDQEMGQSLIQLATRIAEHVLQSTIKAEPGRIRDLVAEVLRSDPGDTSALELSLHPDDISLVREFLIEQGEPRAWRLQEDAQLQRGECRVRSSYGDIDATFATRWKRALASLGLPVSSEP; translated from the coding sequence ATGTCCAGCCAACGTAAAGCCTCGGCCTATTCGGAGCTTCAGGAAAGCTGGAGCCGCTGGCAAATGCAGGGGCTCGATGACCCTGTTGTCACCCCAGAACCGGAAGAACCGGAATTCGTCCCGCCTACGCAGGAAGAACTGCAACGCGATCTGGAAAACCAGCGCAGCCAGGCTCAGGAAGAAGGCCACACCCAAGGCTATCAGGCCGGTTTCAACCAGGGTCATACCGCCGGCCTGGCAGCGGGCCAGGAAAGTGGTCATGCCCAGGGGTATGAAGCCGGTATGGCGGCTGGAATGGCCAAGGCCCAGGAACAGATTGACCAATACATCAAGGAATTTGTTGCCTTGAACCAGAACTGCGCCCAGTCCATCGAAAAGATGGACCAGGAAATGGGCCAATCCCTGATTCAACTGGCCACACGGATTGCCGAGCATGTGTTGCAAAGCACCATCAAGGCCGAGCCTGGCCGCATTCGTGACCTGGTGGCTGAAGTGCTGCGCAGTGATCCGGGCGATACCAGTGCTCTGGAGCTGAGCTTGCACCCGGACGACATCAGTCTGGTACGAGAGTTTCTGATTGAGCAAGGCGAGCCGCGCGCCTGGCGTCTGCAAGAAGATGCCCAACTACAACGCGGTGAATGTCGTGTGCGCTCCAGCTATGGCGATATTGACGCCACCTTTGCCACCCGCTGGAAACGCGCCCTGGCCAGCCTGGGCCTGCCCGTCTCTTCGGAGCCCTGA
- the fliO gene encoding flagellar biosynthetic protein FliO, whose translation MEQAQLVRIMLSLLLVVGLILAAAWLARRGGLLKNKNQQRIKILDNQRLGPRSSVALVQIDDHEILIGITPQQISLLHTKTPAGSEPDFQTHLNQHRAPR comes from the coding sequence ATGGAACAAGCCCAGCTCGTCAGAATCATGCTTAGCCTGCTGCTGGTTGTAGGCCTGATTCTGGCAGCAGCCTGGCTTGCCCGCCGAGGCGGGCTGCTAAAAAACAAAAACCAGCAACGCATCAAGATTCTGGACAATCAACGCCTGGGGCCACGCAGCAGCGTGGCCTTGGTCCAGATTGATGACCACGAAATTCTGATTGGCATCACCCCTCAACAGATCAGCCTGCTGCACACCAAGACGCCTGCAGGCTCCGAGCCGGACTTCCAGACCCATCTGAACCAGCACCGTGCGCCCCGCTGA
- the fliN gene encoding flagellar motor switch protein FliN: MSDPHNPNDRSAPEDDWAAAMAEQQAGSQSSTQAQGLEQPLEDDWASALAEQSAATPAHEPSPASNLFPPIEHAQANATTDIDMIMDIPVQLSVELGRTRLTIKNILQLGQGSVVELDGLAGEPLDIYVNGYLIAQGEVVVVDDKYGIRVTDIVTPSDRIQRLNGRR; this comes from the coding sequence ATGAGCGACCCTCACAACCCTAACGACCGGTCTGCGCCCGAGGACGACTGGGCAGCCGCGATGGCTGAACAACAGGCTGGCAGCCAAAGCAGCACCCAAGCCCAAGGATTGGAACAACCCCTGGAAGATGACTGGGCCTCGGCCCTGGCCGAGCAAAGCGCGGCCACACCTGCACACGAGCCCAGCCCCGCCAGCAACCTGTTCCCGCCCATCGAGCACGCCCAGGCCAATGCCACCACCGATATCGACATGATCATGGACATTCCGGTCCAGTTGTCGGTGGAGCTGGGCCGCACACGCCTGACCATCAAGAACATTCTGCAACTGGGCCAGGGCTCGGTGGTGGAGCTGGACGGTCTGGCCGGTGAACCGCTGGATATATACGTAAACGGCTACCTGATCGCCCAGGGCGAAGTCGTTGTGGTGGACGACAAATACGGTATTCGTGTCACCGACATCGTCACCCCGTCGGATCGTATCCAGCGCCTGAACGGCCGCCGCTAG
- the fliI gene encoding flagellar protein export ATPase FliI, whose translation MTTPVLASSPERWRAQLLSAQQRVQAIEPNLRSGRVVRATGLVLEATGLKLAVGAACKVELSAAQNIWAEAEVVGFEGRSLYLMPLSEISGLPPGARVVPVEAQLQPPVPLPDSDQPDSLPAQARSRHVPVGPGLLGRVVDGSGNPLDGLGPIDAQACVSLSHTTPNPLKRSPIDTVLDVGVRAINGLLTVGRGQRMGLFAGSGVGKSVLLGMMARYTQADIIIVGLIGERGREVKEFIEHNLGEEGLRRSVVVAAPADVSPLLRLQGAVYATRLAEFFRDEGKNVLLIMDSLTRYAMAQREIALAIGEPPATKGYPPSVFAKLPALVERAGNGEPNAQGCCGSITAFYTVLTEGDDQQDPIADSARAILDGHIVLSRSLAETGHYPAIDIEASISRVMPSIVDPEQVKRVHRFKGLLSSYQRNRDLIAVGAYTRGNDPAIDQAIDRFPWLEAYLRQGMQQRVDVPRAFDELNAVLNSEQ comes from the coding sequence ATGACAACGCCCGTGTTGGCCTCCTCCCCCGAACGCTGGCGCGCCCAGTTGCTCTCCGCACAGCAACGAGTCCAGGCTATTGAGCCGAACCTGCGCAGTGGCCGCGTAGTGCGTGCCACGGGTCTGGTTCTGGAAGCCACCGGTTTGAAGCTGGCCGTCGGGGCCGCCTGCAAAGTGGAACTGTCTGCCGCGCAAAACATCTGGGCTGAAGCCGAGGTTGTGGGCTTTGAGGGCAGATCCCTCTATTTGATGCCCTTGAGTGAAATCTCCGGCCTGCCTCCCGGCGCGCGTGTTGTACCGGTTGAGGCTCAATTGCAGCCGCCCGTCCCCCTGCCCGACTCCGATCAGCCCGACAGCCTGCCCGCCCAGGCGCGCTCCCGCCATGTCCCGGTTGGCCCCGGCTTGCTGGGTCGAGTCGTCGATGGCAGCGGCAATCCTCTGGACGGTTTAGGCCCGATCGACGCACAAGCCTGCGTCTCGCTCAGTCACACCACCCCTAACCCGCTCAAGCGCAGCCCCATCGACACCGTGCTGGACGTGGGTGTACGTGCCATCAATGGTTTGCTGACGGTAGGTCGTGGTCAGCGCATGGGCCTGTTTGCCGGGTCCGGCGTGGGCAAAAGTGTGCTGCTGGGCATGATGGCCCGCTACACCCAGGCCGACATTATTATCGTGGGCCTGATCGGTGAGCGAGGCCGCGAAGTGAAAGAGTTTATTGAGCACAACCTGGGCGAAGAAGGTCTGCGGCGCTCGGTCGTGGTTGCAGCACCGGCTGACGTCTCGCCCTTGCTGCGTTTGCAAGGCGCGGTCTACGCCACCCGGCTGGCCGAATTTTTCCGTGACGAAGGCAAAAACGTCTTGCTGATCATGGATTCACTGACGCGCTATGCCATGGCCCAGCGTGAAATCGCCTTGGCCATTGGCGAGCCGCCCGCCACCAAGGGCTATCCCCCTTCCGTGTTTGCCAAGCTGCCTGCACTGGTGGAACGCGCTGGCAATGGCGAGCCCAATGCACAAGGCTGCTGCGGCTCGATCACCGCCTTCTACACCGTGCTGACCGAGGGTGACGACCAGCAAGACCCCATTGCCGATTCGGCCCGCGCAATTCTGGACGGCCACATTGTGCTGTCGCGCAGTCTGGCGGAAACCGGCCACTACCCGGCCATTGATATCGAAGCCTCCATCTCGCGGGTCATGCCCAGCATTGTGGATCCGGAACAGGTCAAGAGGGTACACCGCTTCAAGGGCCTGCTCTCCAGCTACCAACGCAACCGCGACCTGATTGCAGTCGGTGCCTACACCCGTGGCAACGATCCTGCCATTGATCAGGCCATCGACCGTTTCCCCTGGCTGGAAGCCTACCTGCGCCAGGGTATGCAGCAACGTGTGGACGTGCCACGCGCCTTTGATGAATTGAACGCCGTTCTAAATAGCGAGCAATAA
- a CDS encoding flagellar basal body-associated FliL family protein translates to MARKAPTKLARLMKTGLLVLFIIAASVGATLYYSLQQSSTPAWLAWAEKGQSVEAAPAPDAPPEVKVNVKPIFAPLDPFTVTLNENGRSRILYVGITLRVQDDGSRAMLLEYMPMVRDRVLKILAEQRPTYIQTSEGRQALVAQLSAGLKEPYASNTAVPTINDVLFTAFVIQ, encoded by the coding sequence ATGGCCCGAAAAGCACCCACCAAACTTGCACGCCTGATGAAAACCGGTCTGCTGGTTCTGTTTATTATCGCCGCTAGCGTGGGCGCAACGCTGTACTACTCCCTGCAACAAAGCAGCACGCCTGCCTGGTTGGCCTGGGCAGAAAAAGGGCAGTCGGTTGAAGCCGCCCCCGCTCCTGATGCCCCCCCGGAGGTCAAGGTCAACGTCAAGCCTATCTTTGCGCCGCTGGACCCCTTTACCGTCACCCTGAACGAGAATGGTCGCTCGCGTATCCTGTACGTAGGCATCACCTTGCGTGTTCAGGACGATGGCTCGCGTGCCATGCTGTTGGAGTATATGCCCATGGTGCGTGACCGCGTACTCAAGATTCTGGCTGAGCAACGCCCCACCTACATCCAGACTTCCGAAGGGCGTCAAGCCTTGGTTGCTCAGCTAAGCGCCGGCCTGAAAGAGCCCTACGCCTCCAACACGGCTGTACCGACCATCAATGATGTCCTGTTCACCGCCTTTGTCATCCAATAA
- a CDS encoding flagellar hook-length control protein FliK, which yields MTSPTLSVLPAAPAAPSAPATHTAGPAAAHAPKDEGFARHLQTQQQQVQNKGAGKTPAPAKQDSAKTQVPTDNPKLADAVAEQADTNELDTLIQDPALLLADQSDVNLDTEAQAESGLPAMALSILSQVQAIKNGKADPKAVASDGKLPLSGADTHQILTAELGENIRRQPQTLPLNATEAPTDVDLKAELTAPNALEISHPVAATATRKPAIHTAHVLASNPLATDNSTNATWSQTPLRMDAASASLTALGRKMAEDARAGVNLNLPALDASLLAQLSATPGATQAHSPATLPGPMTLAVATPVHSPEWGAAMGRQMITLAQQTQGGVQSADIRLDPPELGPLRITLQMQDGVAHAMITSPHAQVRHTLEQSLQQLQQQFAESGLSLGQADVGDQHASHQAFHEQLAAKGNQGDQTAFSLNGVTAADDSSPLVNSSASRSLNPDALVDTFA from the coding sequence ATGACTTCGCCCACTCTTTCGGTTTTACCTGCGGCCCCTGCCGCACCCTCGGCCCCCGCCACTCACACGGCCGGGCCTGCGGCTGCGCACGCGCCCAAAGACGAAGGCTTTGCCCGGCACTTGCAAACGCAACAGCAACAGGTGCAAAACAAAGGGGCTGGCAAAACACCGGCACCTGCCAAACAGGACAGTGCCAAAACCCAGGTTCCTACAGACAATCCCAAACTGGCAGACGCGGTGGCCGAACAAGCCGACACCAACGAGCTGGACACCCTGATCCAAGACCCCGCTTTGCTGCTTGCCGATCAAAGCGATGTGAACCTGGACACCGAGGCCCAGGCCGAGAGTGGCCTGCCCGCCATGGCCTTGTCGATTCTGTCCCAAGTGCAGGCCATCAAGAATGGCAAGGCAGATCCCAAAGCGGTGGCAAGCGATGGCAAACTGCCTCTGAGCGGGGCTGATACACACCAGATTCTGACAGCCGAACTAGGCGAGAACATTCGCCGTCAGCCCCAGACGCTCCCCTTGAACGCAACTGAGGCGCCAACCGACGTTGACCTGAAGGCTGAACTGACTGCGCCCAACGCCCTTGAAATCAGCCATCCAGTCGCTGCCACTGCCACCCGTAAACCTGCCATCCATACCGCACACGTGCTGGCCTCCAACCCACTTGCCACCGACAACAGCACGAATGCGACCTGGTCCCAGACTCCGTTGAGGATGGATGCAGCCTCGGCATCCCTGACTGCCTTGGGTCGAAAAATGGCTGAAGACGCGCGCGCTGGCGTGAATCTGAACCTGCCCGCGCTGGATGCCTCCTTGCTGGCCCAACTAAGCGCCACACCGGGCGCAACGCAGGCCCACAGCCCGGCGACGTTACCCGGCCCCATGACGCTGGCCGTTGCCACACCGGTACATTCCCCCGAATGGGGAGCCGCCATGGGTCGTCAAATGATTACCCTGGCCCAACAGACTCAGGGTGGCGTTCAAAGTGCCGATATCCGCCTGGACCCACCCGAACTGGGCCCCTTGCGCATTACCTTGCAGATGCAGGACGGCGTGGCACACGCCATGATTACCTCACCCCATGCCCAAGTCCGCCACACCCTGGAACAATCCCTGCAACAGCTACAGCAGCAGTTTGCGGAAAGTGGCCTGAGCCTGGGACAGGCTGATGTAGGTGATCAACACGCCTCACACCAGGCTTTTCACGAACAACTGGCTGCCAAGGGTAATCAGGGTGATCAAACCGCCTTCAGCCTGAACGGCGTGACCGCCGCTGACGACTCCAGCCCCTTGGTGAACAGCAGCGCCAGCCGCTCGCTGAACCCTGACGCGCTGGTTGATACCTTCGCCTGA
- the fliG gene encoding flagellar motor switch protein FliG has translation MKTAKPDDSIERSAILMMSLGEDAAAEVFRHLSPREVQQLSTAMASLKQLTRADMDEALESFRQEADQFMAVALDSNAYIRSVLNKALGSDRAAGLIEDLLENGEGSSSGIDALNWLDASSVAELIADEHPQIIATILVHLERDRAADILGYIPDRLRDDVVLRIATFGGVQPTALNELTEVLNGMLSGQGAKRSKMGGPRTAAEMLNYMNASLEESVLTSLRGMDADLTQRIVDEMFVFENLADVEDIAIQLLLKEIETSALTIALKGAPEELRDKFFRNMSNRAAEMLREDIDAQGPIRMSKVEQEQKAIVQVARRLAEAGQITLGGLGGDEYV, from the coding sequence ATGAAAACGGCTAAACCGGACGATTCCATCGAACGCAGTGCAATTTTGATGATGTCCTTGGGGGAAGATGCCGCCGCCGAGGTGTTTCGCCACCTCTCGCCTCGTGAGGTACAGCAACTCAGTACCGCCATGGCGTCTTTAAAGCAATTGACCCGTGCCGATATGGACGAGGCTCTGGAGAGCTTTCGCCAGGAAGCCGACCAGTTCATGGCGGTGGCGCTGGACTCCAATGCCTACATCCGCTCCGTATTGAACAAGGCGCTGGGCTCGGACCGAGCCGCTGGCCTGATCGAAGACTTGCTGGAGAACGGCGAAGGCTCCAGCAGTGGTATTGATGCCCTGAACTGGCTGGATGCGTCCAGCGTGGCCGAGCTGATTGCCGACGAACACCCCCAAATCATTGCCACGATTCTGGTGCATCTGGAGCGTGATCGCGCTGCCGACATTCTGGGGTACATCCCGGATCGTTTACGCGATGATGTGGTTCTGCGCATTGCTACGTTTGGTGGGGTACAGCCCACTGCCCTGAACGAGCTGACCGAAGTGCTGAATGGCATGCTCTCGGGCCAGGGTGCCAAACGCAGCAAGATGGGTGGCCCGCGAACGGCAGCGGAAATGCTGAACTACATGAACGCCAGCCTGGAAGAATCCGTACTGACCAGCCTGCGCGGCATGGATGCCGACCTGACTCAGCGCATCGTGGACGAGATGTTCGTGTTCGAGAATCTGGCCGATGTGGAAGACATTGCCATCCAGCTACTGCTCAAGGAAATCGAGACCTCTGCGCTGACGATTGCCTTGAAGGGCGCGCCCGAAGAGTTGCGCGACAAATTCTTCCGCAATATGTCCAACCGTGCCGCCGAAATGCTGCGCGAAGACATCGACGCCCAAGGCCCGATCCGCATGTCCAAGGTGGAACAGGAACAGAAAGCCATTGTGCAGGTGGCCCGTCGTCTGGCCGAAGCCGGCCAGATTACGCTGGGTGGCCTGGGTGGGGACGAGTATGTCTAA